The proteins below come from a single Tachypleus tridentatus isolate NWPU-2018 chromosome 13, ASM421037v1, whole genome shotgun sequence genomic window:
- the Rpn5 gene encoding regulatory particle non-ATPase 5, which translates to MTTEAFTDSGRILKMEVDYSATVDDKVPQSEKLAKEGKLSEALDILLTLEKQTRTGADTHSTSKVLVAIVRLCFEAKDYKVLNENIVLLTKRRSQIKQSVTKMIQECCSYVDQMPDKETQLQLIDTLRTVTAGKVFDVDCTHKLAKMKEDEGNIEEAATIIQELQVETFGSMEKKEKVELILEQMRLCLARKDYIRTQIISKKINTKFFEEEDTQDLKLNFYKLMIEVDQHEGSYLAICKHYKALYSTSSIQEDPTKKHEALKNVVLYLILSPFDNEQSDLIHRLKEDKNLEEIPKFRDLLKLFITPELIRWEGLRQGYEQILKEGTPDCPATGVFSKDELGNKRWEDMKNRVVEHNIRIMAKYYMRVTLKRMSELLELSPEETEEVLSNLVVNKTVWAKADRLAGIINFSQQKDPNEVLNDWSRNLNSLMQLVNKTTHLINKEEMIHKHLHVET; encoded by the exons ATGACAACTGAAGCATTTACAGATAGTGGTCGTATTTTGAAGATGGAGGTTGATTATTCAGCCACTGTTGATGACAAAGTTCCTCAGAGTGAAAAATTAGCCAAG gaaGGAAAACTTTCAGAAGCTTTGGACATTCTGCTGACACTAGAAAAACAAACCAGAACA GGAGCTGACACACATTCTACAAGTAAAGTACTTGTGGCAATTGTTCGTTTGTGCTTTGAAGCCAAAGACTATAAAGTtcttaatgaaaatattgttttactgaCAAAAAGACGCAGTCAGATAAAACAGTCAGTAACCAAAATGATCCAGGAATGTTGTTCATACGTTGACCAAATGCCTGATAAAGAAACTCAGCTTCAGTTGATTGACACACTACGTACAGTAACAGCAGGCAAGGTAT TTGATGTCGACTGTACTCACAAACTAGCAAAAATGAAAGAAGATGAGGGCAATATAGAAGAAGCTGCAACAATAATTCAAGAATTACAG GTTGAAACTTTTGGCTCCATGGAGAAGAAAGAAAAGGTAGAGCTTATTTTGGAACAGATGAGACTTTGTCTTGCACGGAAAGATTATATTCGAACACAGATTATTAGTAAAAAAATCAATACCAAGTTCTTTGAAGAAGAAGATACACAA GACTTGAAACTGAACTTTTATAAACTAATGATAGAAGTTGACCAACATGAAGGATCTTATCTTGCCATCTGTAAACACTATAAAGCTCTGTACAGCACTTCTAGCATTCAAGAAGATCCTACCAAGAAACATGAG GCATTGAAAAATGTTGTCCTGTACCTTATTCTTTCTCCATTTGATAATGAACAATCTGACCTGATTCATCGACTTAAAGAAGACAAAAACCTAGAAGAAATTCCAAAGTTTCG AGATCTGTTGAAACTGTTCATTACACCTGAACTGATTCGTTGGGAAGGACTTCGCCAGGGCTATGAACAGATTTTGAAAGAAGGAACCCCTGACTGTCCTGCTACAGGTGTTTTCTCTAAGGATGAACTGGGGAATAAGCGTTGGGAAGATATGAAAAATCGAGTAGTAGAGCAT aatatAAGAATCATGGCCAAGTATTACATGCGTGTTACCCTTAAAAGAATGTCAGAACTTTTAGAACTGTCCCCTGAG GAGACAGAGGAGGTGTTATCAAACCTGGTGGTTAACAAAACAGTTTGGGCAAAAGCTGACCGATTAGCTGGTATTATAAACTTTTCCCAGCAGAAAGATCCAAATGAAGTTCTCAATGACTGGTCTCGCAACCTCAACTCTCTGATGCAGTTAGTAAACAAGACTACCCATCTTATAAATAAGGAAGAAATGATACACAAACACTTACATGTTGAAACATAA